The following nucleotide sequence is from Anopheles stephensi strain Indian chromosome 3, UCI_ANSTEP_V1.0, whole genome shotgun sequence.
CGTACATTTTAcactttttgttgctgcaaGCGAACCGATGCACACTTACttacaaacagacacacacacacatacagatatACAGAGCAAATGGGTACTGCAGCTTTTCTCCCCCTTATCCGAATGTTTCCGCTGAAATTTGGCTATGCTTGTGTGTCACAAAACGTGGTACAGTAAGTCGCTCTATCGCTTCGCCCGAAAAAACACTGAACGTCGGAAACCATTTCGGGGGAAAGAAGAtttcctctctttttttttgcgggctCGAGTGTATCGATAGTTTTGTATATTCGCTCCCCTGTTGCGCTACTCTTTGTACATGATCTGCTTGACAAAGACATATTATGGGGCCGGGTTCCGTGATTCTGTGTTGCCGGCAACATcgtccatctttttttttgcgaaaaaatagcattccaccaacaacaaccgttCTTCTTTTGTATTATTGAAAATGAGTCCATtacgcttttcttttttactcCAATCTAACATACACAAAGCGGGGAGGGCCGAGGACAGTTTGTGGATGATTTATTAACACTAACTTTATACAgataatgtgtgtgtttgtgtgtgtgtgtgtgtgtcaactTAAAGCGAAAACTTATCGTACTGGCACGCGTACACGCGCAAAGTGTTttagcaaaacatttataataAGAGGTGCTCGAGTGTATGGGGGCGcaagttccttttttttacagcACATGATAGCATTTGCGATCGCGTCGAATACATTCGCTTTATGATTCATGTGTGCGCCTCCAGCCTGCagtggtcgtggtggtgtaACTGGTAGTGGCCACGAAAGGATCCGGAATCCAAATCTTATCCGGATCGGATCCCGGACGCAGCCCAACACTTTTCGCGGCCAGTTatgagccaaaaaaaaaacgaaaaagaaatgcttctctctttctctctctctctatcctaTCCACTGCAAATAAGGGAATGTGTATTTTGGCCGCGCCGCGTCTGATCGCGCGCTCGATTTTTCCACTCGATCTCTCTTCGCTCTTCtcgaacaacaaacaacagaaaTGGGGGAATAATATTTgtgttgaatgtgtgtgtgtgtgttttgttttccctttttactTGCTTTCTCTTGATCTCTCTTGCTACCCGTTACCATTTGAATATATCCCTCACCGTCTTCCTTCTCTTTACAATAACatgtctttttgttttagctGACTTTTACATTATCTCTTATCTTATTATactcagtgtgtgtgtttgtttggtgaagttttcttcttctcttacttcttcttttttttcgttccctGTCGGACTTTTAGTGTTTTGTAGtctaccatcatcatcatcatcatcatcatcatcccaacAGCACTTTAACAAACTAACTTTCTAGCCCGCTTCCTAACTGCCTACTGTATACGCTTAGTAAAGTAAAAtcgaaaaagggaaatgagAAAAGATGATTGTTGGGATGTAGAAAGGGGGGGCAAAAAATACCGGAAAGGATTAAAAACAAAGGAGTGTATCCCCCTAATACAGTTTAACTCTAGTTTCTCTATGTATGTGTGCTTCGCTTAGACGCTTAAAATTAGGTTTCAATAATATTAATACAAGTTAAACAAAATCAGGGACTTCTAGCGCTTTTCGCTCCCTTCATTCCCTACCCTTCCCTACGCTCGGTCGGTGGCTCCGTTTGGACTCGCTGTAGTAACTGGACATCGTTGCGATGGTAGTAGTGCCAAAACGACGGTTTCTGTACAATACGAGCattgtgtttctgtgtgtttgtgtgtggttttcttttcttggtTCTTTCATTTGTAagttcttccttggcacccATTTGTAATTTTTGAATATTAAGAAGACAAACCGATCGCGCTGTGTGCTTCCGTTGTGTGTTGTGAGGCGCCCTTCTAAACAGCAACAATGAACACAGCCTTATtagctactactactaccaccacactACTGTTACTACTACCTACTACCTTCAATCAATTTCTCTGCCTctcggatgtgtgtgtgtgtgtgtgtgttaggaaGGGGATGTTGTCCTGTACTGTATTCTGGCTTGATTCTTCACTTTTTCCGCACGTTTTTCTCCGCTGCTCGTGAACCACACCCAGCCCAAGTCTTAATATTTCCCAACCTCGCACGTTTCCGCCAGCTTTGGATGCAGCTCCTGAAACACTTTCGACACGTACGAGCTCTTGGCGTGCAGGCCACCGCCCGGCGGCAGATCCGGTATGTCCTCGTTGGCCAGCTCCTTCAGCAGCGCACCATACTCGACCGGCTCCATCGTTTCCAGTATCTCCTCGATGCGGGCACGCAGATGGGCCTCGAGCGCCTCCTCCCGCTTCTGGGCCTCCTCCGAGACGGTGGGCGCACCCGGGAACGCAATAATGATGATACACATATTGTCCCGGCTGCCCTTGTGCAGACAGGTGTCGATCACCTGGTTGGCGACGTCCACCAAACTGTCCGACAGCTGGAGCCGGTTGTGCACGAACTGGCACAGCTCCTCGTTGCTCATCACGTCCCACACACCGTCGCAGGCGAGCACCAGAAACTCGTCGGCCGGTTCCCGATCGCGGCAAAATATTTCCGGCTCGGGCGATACCAGCTGCTCGCACTGGCCGAGATCCTTCACATTTTTGTAGGTAAAATCGCCGAGCGCTCGGCTCACCGCTAGGCTGCCGTTGACGCgctgcaccaccaccgaaccgcccgCATTCATGATCCGCTCCTTCTCGCCCGGCAGGATCGGTTTGTGGTCCTGGGTGGAGAAGATGGGCTGCCCGTTCTGGCAGAGTACGGCCCGCGAATCGCCACAGTTCGCGACGTACAGATGCTGGCGGGAAATGAACGCACAGACGGCGGTCGTGCCCGATTTGTCCACGCCCGTGGCAAGCTCCGGCAGGTCGCGCATCGACTCGTCCAGCTGCAGGAAGCCGGTGTGAATGCCCTTCGTAATGTCATTGTTACCGAactcggtggtggtgatgatgcgcTGGAGCAGGTTGGCCGCACAGTGCTTGGCCACATTGTCGCCGGCATGCCCGTCGAACACGGCAAAGTAGTTCCAATCCTCGAGACTTTCGCCGAGCCCGGTTTTCGCGTGATAGGCGTCCTCCATCTCGCACCGCCAGCCCTGCATCGAACCGACCCCGTACCGGAGCCCGTTGCCTTCGCCGTGCTCATTGTGCTTGGAAGTCATCGGTCGTTCCAGGAAGGCACCCATCGTTGCTGCCGCTGTCCGGTCGGGTGCTGTCCGTACGCTACACCTGTGGCTCTTCTTCCGGTTCTGCAATTTTAAACCACCACAAGCGCGTTAATTGCGATACAGCATTCCGGCACAGGCGGACAATTTGAACTTACCTTGCGCTTTGCTCACTGTGTCGGTCCGTTGCGTTTGGGTTGTTGCGCTGACTACTATCCACCACTATCAATGATCGATGCTAACCCCAATTAACTCTACGCTCTATATACGGAAAAGAGAAAAGCGAAATTAGATAACGATAGTAACAAGGGATTTAGAACACAAAAATCACAAATACATCAATTCTCACATACACTCGCACGTGTGGCTCGAGttcataaaaatagaaaatgatcTCATACGCGCGGGTATCTTGTTTCAGTTAATGTTTCTAAAATCCGGTAATCGGACACAAAACATTGTGTGCTGACCGGGTGCTCCCGTAAAGTTGGACGGCATCAGTCGGACGAAACAAGGGCGCACGCACAACTGTAGTGCGATATAGTCCCTTGACCGAATTTTGACGGGAAGGACTCTTGGCACCTCAGGTGGACGACAAGATCCTTGACGTGGTAAAGTCTCTTGGTAGGTGCAAATCTTTGGACAAATTAGCCTCCTCGATCGATGAGAGGCACGATAGTAGTGATGGACGCTCGGAATCGGGAACTAAACGGTCCGGATTCGATTCCGGAATCGGATCCGAAATTGATTCCGGACCTACTCTTCGATTGatctatcttcttcttcttttctggCATTcggtgacttaattttacccgtagcaaagtagtccgCGCTTCGTATCGTGGGCAGGCTGtctctgggtgggatttgaacctcggtcttGCCTATCGCCTCGGCCCGGCCGGACCGCCATTGATTTACGCCTTTgccctttcccttttttttagaTTATTGATTGAAACCGGGAAAGCAGGAAAAATCGAACCTGACATCGACTACTGAAAAAGGTCAAAGCATAGTGAGTTACAACGGTGCAATGGTGGTATCGAGGACACACTTTTGCATACACGCCACATATTAAAATAGGGCCAAGGGTGAACCCCAAAAGAAGGGACAATGGTggggagcacacacacacacacggggggACAGAACTCGCCGAAAGCTTCGACCGTGTTGTTTGcacacaatttaattaaaatgccCCATGCTCTTCGTTACCGGTCATACCAAGGCAGCCAGCTAGGCATTTTACTTTATCACCCTAAAAATAGTGTGACAGGGAGAAAGATGCCGATTTCGAAAGCGTGCTGATAGCGATACAGTCAGAAAGACCACACAGCCAACCAACCCATGCGTCAGGCAATTGGCCCctggccggtcggtcggtcggtcggtcggtggtcattgttaaataatttaaaatagattATTATTAAATTGCTCGCGTACGCGCGCGAAACCATTTTAGCGGACGGGCTTTTATGCCACCACGCAAccctcctcctccccccctTCTAGAGGCCACTTGTTCGCCGATGAATGCCGATGGTGGCGGAGACATTAAATgaattgtgcgagaagcgcaTCAAGAGTGTGTCCCGAGCGTTTGCCATTATTCCAAAGCATTCTTCAGATGCTTTCGCAAGGAGcatcctttgtgtgtgtgtgtgggaaaggATTATCCTTATTGCTATCGATGACTCGCCGACACCGGAACACGATGGATGCGCCTTTATGTGCCTATCCTTGTTCTCGTTTCATGCACCGGTTCTCGCCGCTTCCGGTTGTGTTTCTGTCTGCGATAGTTACCCAGTTGGTTGGTCATACCCGCCCATGGGATGCGCTTTTTGTCGCCGTTACCAGGACACGCACGCGGGTGGGTGGCCTTTGGCTGGGACCCGCTTTCATGAATCAATGAACGGGCGACCACTCGAATGCTGGTCACGGTGTGAATGAAACACACTTTGCCGCGTGATCTAGTTTTCCGTGATGCCAAatagaaaccaaaaaaatcgTAATAAATCGTATCTGGATGAATAAGCTGTCCCATATCGAGTTTGAACGACTGTAGCAATTTGATTCGCCACTTACATTTTTCGATGAGTAAgtatgcaaaaacaaacacacacacatacacacaaatttTCTACGCGCGCGTTTCTTGGCTATCGATTCGCGGTGTGTGAGTCACACAGGGCAGACCCCCAGCGCCCGCCCAGGGGGTTGTGAACCGTGGTTCCACCTGCACATGCACTTGGCGAACTGTAAACGCGTTCCAGCGCGCGCGAACACATATATTTGCATCGCGCAGGAAAATTCGTGTTACTTCCGATCGGTGTCGTCCCCCTTGTCCGCAGCACGCCAAACACTCCCAGGCAATGGCTGGGAAAATCCAATCGCTCACACGAGGAAAAGTGAATCAATCTTTTTCGGAGCAGGCGTGACGGGGGGGTGCGAAACTAAGCAACACGGCGACGTTACGGCAAAGCGGGGCGAACACATTAATCGGTCGCCATGGGTACCCCCCGCAAATAAACCGTTTTCGAGACCTCTCGATAATAGTACGTGTGCTGCTTGTTTTGCCCGTCGGTTCTAGTTGcatttcggttgtttttcgtttcttttttatgcACGGGTAAATCAGCAAAAGGTGTTTGTGCAGACGAGACGACGGTGGCAGTTTAGAAGAAGCCTGTAGGCCTACAGTGGTGACCATAATATTAAACCCACCACAGAAGTATATCGTCAAAGAATAGCTTTGTCTACACTTGCAATTTTCTTTGGCATCTTGGCCTTTCGAGGCACTCTTGCGGCTTGggttggggcggtccgatggccggGACGATTGtggtgctggtcttcacacggcagtaccGAGGATCATATCTCATCCAGGCCGCATCAAGAATTGACTCAgaccgtacgcaggactgactaaaCCAGCTACACTAAAGCTAGAATGTGGCGAAGAAAGTCAGTCTATACTGTGAAGACCGATTAGCAAACTCAATCTGGACCATCCCCGTGTAGCAAGGAATGAATACGACTACGggatattaaaattaaaattagatAGGCGATAACGGAGCCGGTCTTATTACGgccaagaccggggttcaaataccatccgtaccgttcccccgtagtgaggactaactatccaccTACACGTGGTATCATAAAGTgtatagtaagccagaaatggaaggcatgaccttaaatggtcgttaggccaaagaagaagaagaagaagaaaccttCAGAGCAAGAAACtgaccaagaaaaaaaggcagaaaatgtcctgaaaaaaaaaattggcatAATTTTGCTAAATTTCTTAGCAGGGATGGATATGcattaaaaaaagcaaacttaTTTTACTCATAAAAATACGAGCTAgtcttattgttttgtttgacacTGTACATAATGCCACACTATTCGAAACCCTACAATTTAAATCCATTTGGAAATTGTATCGAACAGTTTTGCCATGCCTAGCAGGTGAAACAATTACTCTGGGCGTTTTTGCTTTGAATGATAAAATGGGGGGGTTCGTCGGTAGGACTTTATCGGACAAAGTTTTTGAACTAGTTTCTAGCCCCAACTCCGCTCCCAGCGGCGCCGCCGTTAGTTATTGTCCATGGACTGGGGTACTTATTGTAATTAACATCAATATACTAGTTGCATGGTCAGGCTAGCGAAGGACACAGAGTGATAGTGTTTTGTCCAGTAACCAACTGACCAGATTTGCAATCAAGGGTATATTGGCCACCTTGCCATTGAATTGGCAAAGCACACTTCACTGGCCCGAATGCATTTTTGGTAGAGATCGGAATGCAAATCTTATCAGGATCGTTTCTTTTGGTACCAAGGACTGACCTATCCAATAATGGTAATGAAAAGTGTACGTCAAGGAAGTTTCCTACTCCAGCAGTATTCAGCGGGACCCACCGTTCTAAAACAGGGACGATGCCTTTTTGCGTCTTCGCTTCCGGGTGCTGTGCTTTGCCGTTGCAACGATCTTCCGGAACAAACAGGACAAGCTTTGGCAGCGAAGAAGGCTGCAACTCATTCGGATCCGTCGTGAGCGTGGTTGTTCAGTGGTCGTACCGTGGTGGTAGCCGTGCGCACATGATGGTCTCCTTCTCTTGGcgcggttgttgttgttgttgctgtcgctGTAATTACCCTTCTGGCCGTTCAGTAAATCTGTTCAGTCGTTAAGCTTGACCCCCGATATCAGCGCATACACCAccttgagagagagagcgggatGATTACGACGGAAACTGATTCCGCGACGAGCCCGCTCGACACTCTATtgctaaacaaaaacaaaactaaaacgcgactttacccacacacacacacgcgcgcacacgcacatagaaagacacacatacaccgacgCACATTAGCAATGGCACACTTGTGGACGACGACGGACGACAGCGTTTCATCCACACACCAACATCGTTCCTTTAGCTGGTCACTTTTCTTAACACACCCGTCGTTTTTTGCAATAAATAATGCTTTTCGCACACTTTTATTCTGTGGCCCGTCGGTAGCGTTCCGCTCGGTTGTTCGTTCGTCCGTGATTGATTTTCTGCGCTCCGCGCTTTTTCTCTACACCCGGCCTCTTTCCCGCTTTCCTTTCGCT
It contains:
- the LOC118513700 gene encoding protein phosphatase 1B, with the protein product MGAFLERPMTSKHNEHGEGNGLRYGVGSMQGWRCEMEDAYHAKTGLGESLEDWNYFAVFDGHAGDNVAKHCAANLLQRIITTTEFGNNDITKGIHTGFLQLDESMRDLPELATGVDKSGTTAVCAFISRQHLYVANCGDSRAVLCQNGQPIFSTQDHKPILPGEKERIMNAGGSVVVQRVNGSLAVSRALGDFTYKNVKDLGQCEQLVSPEPEIFCRDREPADEFLVLACDGVWDVMSNEELCQFVHNRLQLSDSLVDVANQVIDTCLHKGSRDNMCIIIIAFPGAPTVSEEAQKREEALEAHLRARIEEILETMEPVEYGALLKELANEDIPDLPPGGGLHAKSSYVSKVFQELHPKLAETCEVGKY